Part of the Musa acuminata AAA Group cultivar baxijiao chromosome BXJ2-7, Cavendish_Baxijiao_AAA, whole genome shotgun sequence genome is shown below.
CAGCTCTTGAAAGAGGGTGAAGGTTAACAAACTGAATCGTGGATGACTTAGACTCAAGAATCAGTTTTTGTTGTGTTTGTGACTGTATAAATATACTCTCTCAAATTTTGGCTTATTGTTGAGCTGATGAAAATTTAGTCAAACTGGCTTCCCATCAATGGTACAAATTTCCATCTCCATTTCACCACTTTTTCTATGATCTATCGATCAATAACAATCTCTGTTGATATTTTGCTATTTCATGGTAAGAAAATTTTGATACTTATTGAAGCCTAGGGCATATTTTTTGGTGACTCAATCTTAGTGAAAACATTGATTATAACCTTTGGCACTTGAATAATTTGAAGTTGCTTTGGAGTCTAAATCTATTGAATAATTGCAGAAAATAGTGCCGTAGTGCACCTACACTTGGTCACCCAGACATGCTATGATTAAGTCATTAAGGTGCTAgattttccttttatttcttttctgaTACAGTTTGAAGCATTGGAGAGCATGAAATTAGTGGATCCTAGCCTAAGTCTCCTGAGAATCGGAAATTGACTAGAACTAGTTGATTCCTGTGGCATCATGATTAATTTGTTTCAGTGAATTATTTCCATCTAAACTGACCCAATCCCAACCCAGATTCTAGCGTCTACCTGCTATCCTTGTCCTGAAATATCTTTGAACCTTCACAAAATTATCTTAACAAACTTTCTCCTGTTTCAACCCAATGATCCACCCACATTACTTTTTCATAGTGCGTTTTATATAATTCTACTCTTTCACCAACCAGAATCAGTGTGTTGCTTTTCAGTTGGTTCACCTAATGTAGCTAAAGTTTGACCAACTTTATATCCATATTAACCTGTTTAAGAACTTCATACACTCCAACCAAAGAACTGACATTTCTTTGGTAACAACACCTTTCATTTCAGAAGAATTTTGATTCAACATGCGTCGCTACCTTACAAATGTCATTGCTTAGGAACCTGAAAAGCATGTGTGTTGGCCTTGGCATGCTCTTGTGGCTTCTGaatccaaaagaaaaaggaaattggagGGTAGTGGTAGCTTGTGATTCATCATTGATCCAAAACTGTGCACTCCTGCCTTATGTGTTATAGACACAATTCAATTGGCAATTCCTTGTCTAACTCATCTTGGATACAGCTGACCGGGAATCTTAGACTGACTTGACATTTTGTTGTGATGTATGACTTGGTGATTCAAAGATTTGGTGGATAGACCAACCGACATATTGGTGCAGGATCGCACCAAAATGAACCCATACTGGATGAAATCCATAAGATCAACCGTGTGCCTGTTAACCGTAACTGATCATGTTCTGGTATATCTCAAGTATAATAGGGTTGGTAACTTAATTTTAAGCTTCCTAACTTAGCTGCCAATCATGCATCTTAATCAAGGCATTAATCTAAATTAGCTAATAACCAATCCTGATTTATGAACATCACTAGTTTGTTTGGTAAATTAactcatctgaaaaaaaaaagcaaagaacatcctagtttctttttcatttgagttgttgcaTTATATGCCATGCTCCATAAACCCATACGGATATTTTACGTGATAGATAATATTACTTTCTTTCGTGATTTCTTGCTTATAGTTTTTACATGCATGCATGTTATCTAATGACCACCTCAATTTTGCTTCAGGTGAACGCCTAAGCCCTTGGGTAGCCGTGGGTTGCTTCGCCATGGGCATTTCCATTATTATCTTCTGAGCAACGGAGGTGGGTTTGGTAATTTACattgttttttttaatatatcctGGAGTGCATCTGCTTCGTTGACACATGTAGAATGTAAATTTGTTGAGGTTGAAGAAAGATGTATGTGCTAACAGGAAGAAACCTTGTACGACATTCTTCGCCCATGGAATTGCaatgacattttttttttctaatgctCTGATGTTAAATTATATGTGCTTAGTCGCATTCTTTTTTAGTTGAAGTTCACATTAATATTTAACTCCCTGTCGAATTCCATTGGCTTGCTGGGTGAACCGAGCTTTATCACCGGAAATCATATATGAACACCACGGAAGCGACATATATTTTGGAGTGGAGCTTCAacgtcgaagaagaagaagaagaagaagaagaagaacacacaTCCCCCCTTCGGGTACTAATATGAGATACAGTCGTCAAGTCTTGGATCGATCATCACATGTCGCGATTCTCCGCGTTGCTGCCGCCGCCATTGATAGGGACGCTCACAATCTTGTTGGCGTCTCccttcaccaccaccacctccgtcAGCCCCAGCTCCGCCTTCCTCTTCTTCGCCTCCACCTGCCTCTGCGTCGACTTGTAATACATGGCGTACAGTACCAGCTGCGCCACTGCAAACATCACCCCCAGACCATTGGGAATCTGTGCAAATGGCAAACAGATCAGTGCCCGGGCCACCAGATCAGAtgcagtaaatttttttttttgtttcttctcaaGCCATCAATAACCAAGCCATTGATCGTACTGCAACTGCTGTGCAGTTCACATGGCATGTCTGTACCACACGGCCGGTGTGGGCCATTAAACTGGTTTCACTGCATGGGGTTGTGGAGTCGCTATCAAAGCAATGACAGTATTCCTATTTCAACTCACTGTGATGTACGGGTCGAAACGGATGAGTGCGTAAGCGGTCCAGCAAACGCCGTTGAAGAAGGAAGCAAGCGAGAGGGAGAGCGGCATGTACTCCACGCTCTTGCTCCGGATCACCATTTTCTGCAACACAAAATAATGCCCATCATCACTTTTGTCTCGAGCCCTAATTGTTGCCATCCGAAAAGGTTCACGGGATGAAAGGTCAGCATGCGTGGCGACACGTATACCGACGCATGAAGACGACGACGAGCGTCTTGTCCCGCTGTGCACCGATGCCGCAATAATTGCCACCGAAACAGTCCAGTTTTTGGCTACGATCTCCTCCCAGGCCAGTCGTGCCGTGTTACTTCACCATCACATTCACATTTAGACCAAGCATCGATGATGGAGCCGACTTACCATGACGGATAAAGGAGCCGCGTACATCATGGTGCCGAAGAAGACGCAGAGGACGCCGACGATCATGGAGCGTCGC
Proteins encoded:
- the LOC103991676 gene encoding bidirectional sugar transporter SWEET4, which gives rise to MVSADAIRTAVGILGNAIALGLFLSPVPTFVKIWKKGSVQEFSPIPYVATLLNCMMWVVYGLPMVHPHSMLVITINGSGLVIELSYVLLFIVYSSGGKRLKVLVMLLAETAFVGVVALLVLTLAHTHERRSMIVGVLCVFFGTMMYAAPLSVMKMVIRSKSVEYMPLSLSLASFFNGVCWTAYALIRFDPYITIPNGLGVMFAVAQLVLYAMYYKSTQRQVEAKKRKAELGLTEVVVVKGDANKIVSVPINGGGSNAENRDM